The region CCACGACCGCGTGGAGGAAGCCACCCTCCGCTTGGAGCGTGTACTGTGATCCCGGCGGCGTGACGACAATCGACGGGTCAGTGATGAGGATACGCGCACCTCTGTAGATCGTCACGCCGACGACGAACACCATGACGCTCACGACGAGCGCGGTCGCGGCTCGTGCCAGGAGGCCGATGAGCCGCTGTTTGGCGTAGCGATCCATCAGTACTGCCACCTCCGTTTGAGCCGCCGTCGGATAAGCATAGCACTGAAGTTGAACAGCCAGACGACGACGAGCAACATAACGCCGACGAAGATCAGCGCCGACTGAGTCAGTGGCAGGCTCATCAGTTCACCGAAGTCGTTGACGATCAGCGTTGGCAGGGTCTGACCGGTTGCAAACGGCGAGTCGGGAATGTGCGTCTGTCCACCGATGAGCATCGCAGGCACGATTGTCGCACCGAAGACGCGCCCAAATCCGAGCAAGACAGCCGAGAAGATACCCGGTCCGGCGGCCCGAAGCAGTACCGTTCTGATCGTCTCCCACTTGGTCGCGCCAACACCGAGTGAGGTCTCGCGCAGTTCGTCCGGCAGCGCCTCCAGTGACTCCACCGACAGCGAGATCATAAACGGCGTCACGATGATCGACATGACCAGACTGACGGTGAAAATTCCCTGACCGGTGGCGCTCGAGCCGAATGCCGGAGCCAGGTAGTTACCGACGAACGGAACGACGGCGAACAGGGCGACCAGCCCGAAGATAACGCTCGGGATGGCCGCGAGCACGTCGATAAACGAGCCGACGAGCGTCTTCATCCGCCCCTCGGCGTACTCGGCGAGGTAGATCGCGGTGAGAATCGCGATCGGCGTTCCCATGACCATTGTCAGAATGCTCACATACACCGTACCGACGATCGCGGGCAGGAATCCGAACTCGTTCTGGTCAGGGTTCCAGTTCGAGGACGACACCATCTGGGCGATCGAAAACTCCTCTAACAGTGGCAGCGACTGGTAAATCATCGTCACCACGATCACCGCGAATATACCGATCGCGAAGTAGCCAGCGACGGTGAACCAGGCGCTGCTCAGTCGTTCGCGTCGTAGTCGCTTAGAGAAGCGACCCCCCGTCTGGCTCGACTCGGCCGATTCCGTTGATTCCGCCATCGTTCAGATCAGGGACCCTCTTCGAGCGTCTGTTGTGCCTCCTCGAGGCGGTCCTCTTCGAGCGGGACGTACCCGCTGTCGCGGACGTACTCTTGACCATCAGACAGGACCCACTCGACGAAGTCGTACGCCTCGTCCTCGAATTGGCCGTCCGAAGCCAGGAACATCTCTCGCGCCGGCGGCATCGGATACTCGCCCTCCTCGACGGCGTCGAGGAACTCCTCGCGGTTGTCGTAGAAGTCCTCCTCGTCGGAGAGTCCGTCGCCGTCCTGGTCGAGAGGGGTAGGCCGGATGGCACCCTCGAGTTCGCCGCTGTCGAGGTCGTAGACGTAGTTGATGTTGTTCAGCGAAACGGCGTTCTCGTTGTTGGCGATCGCCTCCTGAACTGCTGAGTCTCCATCGTGGTTCCCATCCGAGAGGCTCTCGAGTTCGTTCTCGGTGTAATAGTCGTCTTCGCCGCCGAGGAAATCGCCCCACTTTTGATACGCCGCAGAGGCGTCCGACCGACCGTAGACGATGATATCTTCGTCGGCGTCGACGTCGTCGTAGACGTCGCCCCAACTCTCGGTCTCTTTCGTGAAGATCGCCTCCATGTCTT is a window of Natronorubrum sediminis DNA encoding:
- a CDS encoding PstS family phosphate ABC transporter substrate-binding protein, which translates into the protein MERDYSRRSVLSILGSGSVAAMAGCLSGSSTDVDISGGVGPRMAVETWADLYNDEHDVTFDVGGGGTGVGVSEVLENQVDIAMMGRTPEEEEIDRGLFAVPMLIDTVVGTVHEDNPIIDEIQERGLTREDMEAIFTKETESWGDVYDDVDADEDIIVYGRSDASAAYQKWGDFLGGEDDYYTENELESLSDGNHDGDSAVQEAIANNENAVSLNNINYVYDLDSGELEGAIRPTPLDQDGDGLSDEEDFYDNREEFLDAVEEGEYPMPPAREMFLASDGQFEDEAYDFVEWVLSDGQEYVRDSGYVPLEEDRLEEAQQTLEEGP
- the pstC gene encoding phosphate ABC transporter permease subunit PstC, whose amino-acid sequence is MAESTESAESSQTGGRFSKRLRRERLSSAWFTVAGYFAIGIFAVIVVTMIYQSLPLLEEFSIAQMVSSSNWNPDQNEFGFLPAIVGTVYVSILTMVMGTPIAILTAIYLAEYAEGRMKTLVGSFIDVLAAIPSVIFGLVALFAVVPFVGNYLAPAFGSSATGQGIFTVSLVMSIIVTPFMISLSVESLEALPDELRETSLGVGATKWETIRTVLLRAAGPGIFSAVLLGFGRVFGATIVPAMLIGGQTHIPDSPFATGQTLPTLIVNDFGELMSLPLTQSALIFVGVMLLVVVWLFNFSAMLIRRRLKRRWQY